The sequence GATATTTCTTCATACTCCTCACGAGTCTCAAATATGGAAACAGCGCTAAAAACTGCTTCGCGAAAAGATTCAAAATTTGCTTCATTTTTTCCGGCCAAATCAAACGCTGTTCCGTGATCTGGAGAGGTTCGGATGCGATTTAGACCTGCTGTAAAGTTTACTCCTTTTCCAAATGCAAGGGTCTTAAAAGGAATTAAACCTTGGTCGTGATAGGAGGCAATTATAGCATCAAAATTTTTATAGTTGCCAGAGCCAAAAAAGCTATCTGCGGCATAAGGACCGAAAACTATTTTTCCGTTTTTTCGAATATTATCCAACGCTGGGCGCAATAATGTGTCATCTTCGTCTCCAATAACGCCATTATCTCCTGTATGTGGATTGATTCCTAAAACGGCGATTTTTGGTCTTTCTATTCCAAAGTCTTCAATTAAAGTGTGGTAAATCGTATTGATCTTCTTATCAATACGTTCACGAGTAATATTTTTTACAACATCTTTTACCGCAACATGATCGGTTAAAAGCCCAACTCTCAAGTCTTCTGAAACCAACAACATCAAACTTTCACCTTCAAGTTCCTGAGCTAAATAATCTGTATGCCCTGGAAAATTGAAACTTTCAGATTGAACGTTACTTTTATTTATAGGAGCAGTTACCAAAGCGTCAATTTTACTTTCCTTTAATGCTGAAACTGCCGCTTTCAGGGATTTTATGGCGTATTCGCCGCCTGTTTGGTTTTCTTCACCAAAAGCAACATCTACGTGCTCCTTCCAAACATTGAGAACATTTATTTTCTTCGGAACAAGATCTTCGATTTTATCTATTCCGTGAAAATTGATGTCTATTTCATAGTGTTTCTTAAAAAACGACATCAGTTTTACCGATGCAAAGACTACGGGCGTACAAAACTCCAGCATGCGTGAATCTTCAAAGGTTTTCAGAACTATCTCGCTCCCAATTCCATTTATGTCACCTATGGAAATACCGACCACTATTTTATCCTCTCTGCTCATTTTTTAATTGTTATTTTTGCACTACAAATGTAACTAAATGTATCGATGTTTACAGGAATTATTGAAACCGTTGGCGAAATAGCCCAACTGACCAAAGAAGGAGAAAACCTTCACTTAGAAATAAAGAGCTCGCTGGCGCAGGAACTAAAAATAGATCAAAGCGTATCTCACAATGGGGTTTGTTTAACAGTTGTGAAAATAAGTGACAATACTTATATAGTTACAGCAATAAAAGAAACCCTAACCAAAACCAATTTGAAATCTCTGAAAAAAGGATCGCTCGTAAATCTTGAAAGAGCAATGAAATTAGGCGACAGATTGGATGGCCATATGGTTCAAGGGCACGTAGATGGAACGGCTGTTTGCAAAAATATTGAAGAAGCAAATGGCAGTTGGGTTTTTACTTTTGAATATAAAAATTCGGAATTTAGCACTGTTGAAAAAGGTTCCATTACTTTGAATGGAGTAAGTTTAACGGTTGTAAATTCGAAAAAGGGACAATTCAGCGTAGCGATAATACCTTATACTTTTGAAAATACGAATTTTAAGGAAATTAAAACAGGAGATACAATAAACTTAGAATTTGATATAATTGGAAAGTATGTGAAGAACCTTATGCAGCCTTATTTATAGCTCTATTTTTTCTGTAGATTATGTAAATGCCGAATAGAATACCCATCGCTAAAAGAATCCAAAGGTTTTCATCTAATGGAAGTTCAGGTGCATTAGTAGTACCACCGCCACCACTACTACTACTACCAGGTGGCGGAGGCCCTTGCGCGCCTTTAGCTGCTTGGAAAGCAAACATTATAACGTTATAAATAAGTGATGCCATTGTGGTTTCTTAACTATTTTGTGTTATATTAAAACGCCTAAAAATAGTATTTTTTTTTGATGCGGAATGATAAAAATGTGTTTTTGGCTTTTGTCAATGATCTAATTGAAACTAAAACACGGTAGATTAATTCAAAAATTGAATCGGCATTTCTGTCAAAAAAGTTGTCCAACTTGGGCTCACTTCGACTGCGCTCAGTATAAACTTCTCGCCACTATCAATTAGACTCAACAAAAATCTCAATGAAAAACAACGAATTGATTGTAAAAAGTGGTCCCACATGGGCTCGAACCATGGACCCTCTGATTATGAGTCAGATGCTCTAACCAGCTGAGCTATGGGACCGTTATTGTTGTCAAAATTTCAAAATATTTATCCGAACTTTAGGTTGAAAAACGACCGAGTGGGATAAATAACAGGATTGCAAATGTAAAACACTTTGCAAATACAACAAAACTATTTTTCGTTATTCTCAATTTCTTGGCAAAGCTCCACCAATACACCGTTTGCAGATTTAGGATGAAGGAACGCCACCAGCTTGTTATCTGCTCCCTTTTTAGGGGTTTCATTTAGCAATATAAACCCTTCATCTTTAAGCCTTTTCATCTCCTTTTTGATGTCCGCTACTGCAAAAGCTATATGATGAATTCCCTCTCCACGTTTCTCTATAAATTTGGCAATTGGGCTGTCTGAATTTGTCGCTTCTAAGAGCTCAATTTTACTCTCACCACATTGAAAAAAGGATGTTTCTACTCCTTCGCTCTCCACTTTTTCACTTTTATAAGGTGCATTACCCAACAATGCTTCATAAATTTTGTTCGCTTCGGCTATATTCTTCACCGCAATCCCTATATGCTCTATCTTATTCATAAATATATTCGTTTAAAAGAGTATTCTTTAAATGAAAAGCTTCAAAAATACAAAGTATAATCGCCATATCAGTGCTTTAGTAAAATCAACCAAAAACTATATGCACATTAATAATCTATGGATTGATTTGGAGAAACGGAAAGCGAATCTTGAGCTTTCATTTTCAACGAATCTATAGAAAAAGTACGTTTTACCATTACTGCATCCGTAATTACAAAAGGTTTCGGCATTGTGAAATTTGGTCGTTTTAAAATGTTGAATTGGGAATCTGTCATCAAATCAAAAGAATATTCCACAACTTTAAAAGAAACTCGATTGCCTTTTTCTACTGAAAAATTTACTTTTAAGGAATCATTCTCAGAAACATAATAATTGATCAGCGCAGCATTCTTAGTTCCTCGATATGCTTTCGTTTTTTCTGAAACTAGCATTTTTTGTCCATTGAATTCCAAAGATTTGAAAGAAACGTTTTCAGTGTTGTACAAATCTATTTTATTAACTCTTCGCTTTGGAATTATAATAAATTTAACCTTTCGAAGGTTTTCAACTAGAGTGTCTTCCTTCAGAATTACTTCAAAATTTGGAATGTATTTTTCAGGTGCTTGAGCCGCGAAGGTGAAGTTGGTTCCATATTTATTATATGCTGCGTCGCCTTCCAAAACATTGGAGGCATATTCAGGGTTTTCGCCTAAATATTGTTTGGTCCATTCGTCAATTTCTTTATCATAAGTGAGCCAGAAGGTTTTGTCTGAATCTGCATCTTTATAGTAAACGAGACTATTCGGCTTTTTTCTTTCATCAGAAAAATCGCTTTTGGAATGTGCTTTTATTAAGAAAAATATAGCAAGCAAAAGGCATAAAGCAGAAACTATTCCTTTCTTTTTATAATAGCCGAAAACTGGCCAAAGAAGCGCAAAAAGTAAAACGGTGAAAACACAGCTAATTACTAGCATTTTCAATCCTAACCCAACTGGAAAAAACTGAATAAGCGGAGCGAAAATAAAAATTGCAGGAACCGCCAAAAGCATCATTGCTAATAGGTTGGGGCGTTCTTGCCGAAGCATCACAAAGAAAGATAACAACCCAAAAAACACTGGAATTATAAAATATGCCGCTCCTTTTATAATAATGAATACCGCTAGATTTATTAAAATCCAAAAGAAAATGGGAGCTACATAAAATGAAGGTTCGCTGAATTTCTTGGTAAATTTTTTATAAATCGCAAACGTAATTGCCAAGGAAAAGAATACAAAAAACACAATATACCAATGTCCGTTATAGGTAAATCCTTGCTGGATTTCAGAATATTGAGGATAAAAGATTAAAATCAATTTCCAGCCAAAAAACCCCATAAGACCGCAAATAATAAATGAAAGTAAAAACGGAACAAAGCCCAAAGCCATTGTTTTTCCATCTAGTTTTTTTTTGTAAAGTCCGTAGAATATGAGGAAAACGAATAACACAGTTGCCAAAATGAGCATCGGCAAAATCCAAGAAAAAGGATAGCTTACCATTTTTATAATCGGGAAGTTGAAATAAACATCGTCTGTTTCAGACTTCAACGTTGAAAGGTCTGCGTTTGAAAAATAATGAATCAGTGGCAAAAGGTAGCTGCCTTGATGGGCAAGACTATTTCTACTTAAATTTTGAAAAGTATCGTTGGCGGTATGATAATTGAAATGACTGTCAATAAAAGCGAAGAAAAAGCTATCAATATCGCCATCTTCTCTAAAAATAGTAGAATCCGTGTCGTTCGGCAGCATTTTATAAACGCTGTACATTAATGAAGTAGCCACTGGGAAATCTGGATTCGCTTTTATGAATTGCTTTACTAAATTTGAGTTTCCGCCGTTAGTTTCCAAAATCATATTGCTTGGACCGCTACTTCCACGAGCTTCAAAGTTTAATACCAAAGCTATATTTTTTGCCCACGGATGTTCGTTTACAAATAGTTTGGCGCCGTCTAACCCAATTTCCTCCGCATCAGAAAAAAGAATAATGATATCGTTTTTAGGTTTTTCGCCTGAAGCCAAATATGCACGGATACTTTCCAAAATAGTAACTAACCCACTTCCAGCATCACTGGCGCCAAAGGAAGGCACTAGAGCACTATCGTAATGTGAAAGCAACAAAAGTGCTTTTCCGTTTTCAGTACCTTTTATTCTTGCAACAATATTTATAGGCTTATTGAGCGTTTTAGATTCTGGATTTAGGCTAAACCCTTCTTGAATATGTGGTTCAAGCCCTAATTTACCTAATTCAGCAATTAATAATTTTCGTACTTCCGTGTGGCCTTCAGAACCTAAGTAGTGTGGTTTTTTTGAGATTTCATATAAAGGCTCCAATGCTCTATCAACGGAAAATTCTTTAGCGGGAGCGGCTATGTCTCCATCATAATGCGGTGTTAATCCGTAAAAACTATAAAACACTAGCGCGATGACGAAGAGTAGTGATAAAATAGCGTCAAATTTTCTCATGGTCGGTCAGTTTGAAGTGTTAAAAATACAATTTTAAACGGAAGGAATTTTCTTCGGAATAAATACATTTCTATGATATAATAAAAATGACTATCTTAGAAGTTCGCAAAAAATTGGAATTATGGGAATCAAAAGTTTTATAGGCAAAAGAGCAAAGACTCAAAAAGGTTCTTCGGAAAAAATAAAGGTGTCTGATTATATGACGCGTAATTTAATTACATTTAGACCAGAACAATCAATTATGGAAGTTATGGAAGTTCTTTTGAAGAAGAGAATTTCTGGTGGTCCCGTGGTAAACGAAAAGAATGAATTGGTTGGAATTATTTCTGAAGGCGATTGTATGAAACAGCTTAGCGATTCCCGCTACCATAATCACCCAATGGAAGACGTTAAGGTTGAACAGCACATGATAAAAAATGTAGATACCATTGACGGTGAAATGAACGTGCTGGATGCCGCTAATATGTTTGTTGAGTCTAAACACCGACGCTTTCCTATTCTAGAAAATGGTAAACTTGCTGGACAAATAAGCCAAAGCGACGTACTACGAGCAGCGATGGAATTGAAAGGACAGACTTGGTAATTACCACTTTTCTTTAAATATAAACCCTATTCTCTTATCTGGGTTTAGCTGTTATCAACCAAAATAAAGTTTTCAAAACTTAAAGCATTCACGTATAACAAAATGAGAAGCAATCGCCACAATATAATTTAGTGGATATACTTTTCCTTTTGAACCCCTATCCTAAGGCATTTGCTAAAATAAAATCCTTCCTTATACTTCTATAATTTTATTCTCTAATATTAAATAGGTAATAGCAGCAATCAATACAATCTCTGCACATATCATTTTCAGCAATTATTCAAAATAATTTTTATCCAATCACAGAGTGAAAAATAGAATCAATGAAAAGCGGAATAATCATTACGAGACTTTCCAAAGAAATCATCTGCTTTCTTTTTGGACTATACACACCTTATAGTAATGATTATTAAAATAAATTCCCTAATCAATAAACTACGGTTATAGCTAAAGAAAAGGAACCACAATTATTTTAATGATGCCAATTCGATTTTTGTAGAATTCTTAGATTCAAAACAACTATTATTATTATATAGGCAAGTATTCAATCACTAAAGACCTATAACCTATTCCTTTCCTTATTCATATAAATAGATATATTAAATTATAGAAACCATAATTTAATAGCCTGTAAAACATGGTTTTTCCAATATTTAACTCAATTTGGTAAAGCGTTTGTAAATATTTAACTTTTATATTAAAACCGCACCCTAAGTTACTACGTACATTTAGAACATTAACTTAAAAAGATACCATTATGAAAAACAAAATCAATGAAGAGTTACCTACAACAAAAAATGATCGTAGGAGATTTTTAAAACTGAGCGGAGCAGCCGTAGTAGGTGCCGGGTTATTTTTTATGACCGGATGTAGCGACGATGACGAAGTACTAATGCCCAACACCCCACCAGATGCTTTTGATCTAGGAGGTGGAAATCTAGGAATATTAAACTATGCGTATGCTCTAGAACAACTGGAGGCAGCATTTTATACGCAAGTTGTACAAGGAAGTTATTTTGCTAGCGCAAATGCTAGAGAGAAAACGTTATTCCGAGACATTTACAATCATGAGGTAATACATAGAGATTTCTTTAAAACTGCGATTAGTGCAGCTGTAGATCAAAGTATGGTTTTACCTACTTTAGAATTTGATTTTTCTGCTGTCGATTTCGGTAGTAGAGATGCAGTTCTTGGACTTTCACAAGTATTGGAAGATACAGGTGTTAGAGCTTATAATGGAGCTGGACAATTAATTGATGTTAGTGATTCTGCTGGTCAAACATATTTGTTGTTAGCAGGAAAAATAGTTTCGGTTGAAGCAAGACATGCTTCTGCAATTAGAGATTTAATAAATCCAGGTTCTATGGATTTTGCTGGTGATGATGTTTTAATAGGTCTTGGCGGAACTGGTCCTGCTTTTGATAAAGCAGCAGCTCCAAAGACTATCTTAAATGAAGTAATTGCAACAGGATTTCTAAAAACTGAGTTTACAGCATTCGACTTGCCAAACTTCTAAAAATAACTATCAATCTTAAAAATATAATATTATGAATTTTATAAAAATATTGGATATCCTTTCAGACGATAAACTTTTAAAAGAGAAAAGCTCTAGAAGGGATTCATTTCAGCAATTTAAAAATGTTGGTAAAAACGTTGCATTAGCATCAATACCTTTTGCTTTGGCCGCAACAAGTTCTAAAACTAAAGCAGCTACGCTTGCGATGGGCTTTGGAAACAAAATGGCTTCCAACGAAGACGTACTAAAATTTGCATTGACCTTAGAATATTTGGAACGCGAATTTTACCAATTAGGCTTAGACAGTGGTGTTATCCCTGCAGCAGATGAAACTGTTTTTTCTACTATTTCACGACACGAGGATGCACACGTAGATTTTCTACTTGCTGCTCTTGGGTTACAAGATGGTGATCTTAAACCAGAATTCGATTTTACAGGAGCACCTGGTGGATTGAATCTTGATCCGTTTAATGATTACCCAACTTTTATGGCTCTTGCTCAAGGTTTTGAAGACACTGGAGTTCGCGCATATAAAGGACAGGCTGGAGCATTGGCCAATGATAATGATCTATTGA comes from Aequorivita sublithincola DSM 14238 and encodes:
- a CDS encoding ferritin-like domain-containing protein, with translation MNFIKILDILSDDKLLKEKSSRRDSFQQFKNVGKNVALASIPFALAATSSKTKAATLAMGFGNKMASNEDVLKFALTLEYLEREFYQLGLDSGVIPAADETVFSTISRHEDAHVDFLLAALGLQDGDLKPEFDFTGAPGGLNLDPFNDYPTFMALAQGFEDTGVRAYKGQAGALANDNDLLTYALQIHSVEARHASQVRRMRGEKGWITRSNNSLPSAFAPIYGGSTPESNLIQGGVNLSGLFGSVGGDDAVTEAFDEPLTMNEVLAIGGIFIVS
- a CDS encoding M20/M25/M40 family metallo-hydrolase: MRKFDAILSLLFVIALVFYSFYGLTPHYDGDIAAPAKEFSVDRALEPLYEISKKPHYLGSEGHTEVRKLLIAELGKLGLEPHIQEGFSLNPESKTLNKPINIVARIKGTENGKALLLLSHYDSALVPSFGASDAGSGLVTILESIRAYLASGEKPKNDIIILFSDAEEIGLDGAKLFVNEHPWAKNIALVLNFEARGSSGPSNMILETNGGNSNLVKQFIKANPDFPVATSLMYSVYKMLPNDTDSTIFREDGDIDSFFFAFIDSHFNYHTANDTFQNLSRNSLAHQGSYLLPLIHYFSNADLSTLKSETDDVYFNFPIIKMVSYPFSWILPMLILATVLFVFLIFYGLYKKKLDGKTMALGFVPFLLSFIICGLMGFFGWKLILIFYPQYSEIQQGFTYNGHWYIVFFVFFSLAITFAIYKKFTKKFSEPSFYVAPIFFWILINLAVFIIIKGAAYFIIPVFFGLLSFFVMLRQERPNLLAMMLLAVPAIFIFAPLIQFFPVGLGLKMLVISCVFTVLLFALLWPVFGYYKKKGIVSALCLLLAIFFLIKAHSKSDFSDERKKPNSLVYYKDADSDKTFWLTYDKEIDEWTKQYLGENPEYASNVLEGDAAYNKYGTNFTFAAQAPEKYIPNFEVILKEDTLVENLRKVKFIIIPKRRVNKIDLYNTENVSFKSLEFNGQKMLVSEKTKAYRGTKNAALINYYVSENDSLKVNFSVEKGNRVSFKVVEYSFDLMTDSQFNILKRPNFTMPKPFVITDAVMVKRTFSIDSLKMKAQDSLSVSPNQSIDY
- a CDS encoding CBS domain-containing protein; this translates as MGIKSFIGKRAKTQKGSSEKIKVSDYMTRNLITFRPEQSIMEVMEVLLKKRISGGPVVNEKNELVGIISEGDCMKQLSDSRYHNHPMEDVKVEQHMIKNVDTIDGEMNVLDAANMFVESKHRRFPILENGKLAGQISQSDVLRAAMELKGQTW
- a CDS encoding riboflavin synthase, producing the protein MFTGIIETVGEIAQLTKEGENLHLEIKSSLAQELKIDQSVSHNGVCLTVVKISDNTYIVTAIKETLTKTNLKSLKKGSLVNLERAMKLGDRLDGHMVQGHVDGTAVCKNIEEANGSWVFTFEYKNSEFSTVEKGSITLNGVSLTVVNSKKGQFSVAIIPYTFENTNFKEIKTGDTINLEFDIIGKYVKNLMQPYL
- a CDS encoding ferritin-like domain-containing protein, whose protein sequence is MKNKINEELPTTKNDRRRFLKLSGAAVVGAGLFFMTGCSDDDEVLMPNTPPDAFDLGGGNLGILNYAYALEQLEAAFYTQVVQGSYFASANAREKTLFRDIYNHEVIHRDFFKTAISAAVDQSMVLPTLEFDFSAVDFGSRDAVLGLSQVLEDTGVRAYNGAGQLIDVSDSAGQTYLLLAGKIVSVEARHASAIRDLINPGSMDFAGDDVLIGLGGTGPAFDKAAAPKTILNEVIATGFLKTEFTAFDLPNF
- the pdxA gene encoding 4-hydroxythreonine-4-phosphate dehydrogenase PdxA; the protein is MSREDKIVVGISIGDINGIGSEIVLKTFEDSRMLEFCTPVVFASVKLMSFFKKHYEIDINFHGIDKIEDLVPKKINVLNVWKEHVDVAFGEENQTGGEYAIKSLKAAVSALKESKIDALVTAPINKSNVQSESFNFPGHTDYLAQELEGESLMLLVSEDLRVGLLTDHVAVKDVVKNITRERIDKKINTIYHTLIEDFGIERPKIAVLGINPHTGDNGVIGDEDDTLLRPALDNIRKNGKIVFGPYAADSFFGSGNYKNFDAIIASYHDQGLIPFKTLAFGKGVNFTAGLNRIRTSPDHGTAFDLAGKNEANFESFREAVFSAVSIFETREEYEEISKNPLQASRKRGFVKKK
- the mce gene encoding methylmalonyl-CoA epimerase, producing the protein MNKIEHIGIAVKNIAEANKIYEALLGNAPYKSEKVESEGVETSFFQCGESKIELLEATNSDSPIAKFIEKRGEGIHHIAFAVADIKKEMKRLKDEGFILLNETPKKGADNKLVAFLHPKSANGVLVELCQEIENNEK